One Niabella beijingensis DNA window includes the following coding sequences:
- a CDS encoding DUF5000 domain-containing lipoprotein — protein MLKMKQLFPLVITLLVVLGCKRQDNYINYTDATLPAPAQVYDLRVTSVAGGAYIVYKVPGDSNLRYVKAVYETAPGTKWEVKASYFNDTLKVEGFGDTSIHEVQIYSVGKNEKESSPVVVQVKPLLPAIMSVYKTVAISGTFGGVNVRLQNPGRSNLAVVVLHDPLKDGNLKELTTYYSAADRISFSVRGMDTTDKKISLYLRDRWNNKTAATTALIKPLYEELIDKASWKPLYLPGDTYDYVEGYVLPKLWDNGLGYCCLFASKGYTFPHTITIDFGKQVVLSRMKTWQHPESPYNGPSVKEFEVWGSNTFNPDGDYEDPVTKTYRSNWVRLGVFSSYKPSGAPLGTVTNEDRDYALNKGEDFEFEAGLPAVRYLRFKTTATYANTAGQQGAVVLQELTLWGQEIK, from the coding sequence ATGTTAAAAATGAAACAGCTTTTCCCGTTGGTCATCACTTTGCTGGTGGTGCTGGGCTGCAAGCGACAGGACAATTATATCAATTATACGGATGCAACGCTTCCGGCCCCCGCGCAGGTATATGACCTCCGGGTGACTTCGGTGGCCGGAGGCGCATATATCGTGTATAAAGTACCCGGGGATTCAAATTTACGGTATGTAAAGGCCGTTTATGAAACGGCTCCGGGAACAAAATGGGAGGTAAAGGCTTCTTATTTTAATGATACCCTGAAAGTGGAAGGCTTTGGTGATACTTCAATACATGAGGTGCAGATTTACAGTGTTGGCAAAAATGAAAAAGAATCGAGCCCTGTTGTGGTGCAGGTAAAACCATTGTTGCCGGCGATCATGTCGGTGTACAAAACAGTTGCAATCTCCGGTACTTTTGGCGGGGTGAATGTCCGGCTTCAGAATCCCGGTCGTTCCAACCTGGCGGTGGTAGTGCTGCACGATCCGTTAAAGGATGGTAACCTGAAGGAACTGACCACTTATTACTCTGCTGCGGACCGGATCAGTTTTTCTGTACGGGGGATGGATACGACCGATAAAAAGATCTCCCTGTATCTGCGGGATCGCTGGAACAATAAAACGGCTGCCACCACCGCCCTGATAAAACCGCTGTACGAAGAGCTGATCGATAAGGCGTCATGGAAGCCGCTATACCTCCCCGGCGATACCTATGACTATGTGGAAGGCTATGTATTGCCAAAGCTCTGGGACAACGGGCTGGGCTACTGTTGCCTGTTTGCCTCCAAGGGCTATACCTTCCCGCATACGATCACTATTGATTTTGGAAAACAGGTCGTCCTGAGCCGGATGAAGACCTGGCAGCATCCCGAATCACCCTATAACGGACCAAGCGTGAAAGAGTTTGAGGTTTGGGGCAGCAATACATTTAATCCCGACGGTGATTATGAAGATCCTGTTACCAAAACCTATCGCAGCAACTGGGTCAGACTGGGCGTGTTCAGTTCGTATAAACCTTCCGGTGCCCCACTGGGGACAGTGACCAATGAAGACCGGGATTACGCACTGAACAAAGGTGAGGACTTTGAGTTTGAGGCAGGACTGCCCGCCGTAAGATATCTCCGGTTTAAGACCACCGCCACCTATGCCAATACTGCAGGACAACAGGGTGCGGTAGTACTTCAGGAGCTTACCCTTTGGGGGCAGGAGATAAAATAA